A single genomic interval of Leptospira montravelensis harbors:
- a CDS encoding TetR family transcriptional regulator C-terminal domain-containing protein has translation MTTNDLEIWKEIEEITNRNIDCLAEYLEESVGNGHLNSKVDCRLLAKQLFYVYEGVLQGFRLLDDKRSLDELYRIAECLIPNPK, from the coding sequence ATGACTACAAATGACTTGGAAATTTGGAAAGAAATTGAAGAAATTACCAACAGGAATATCGATTGTTTAGCAGAGTATCTGGAAGAGTCGGTTGGGAACGGTCACTTAAATTCTAAAGTTGATTGTCGACTACTCGCCAAACAATTATTTTATGTTTATGAGGGGGTTTTGCAAGGTTTCCGTTTGCTTGATGATAAAAGATCATTGGATGAACTTTATCGTATTGCAGAATGTTTAATTCCAAATCCTAAATGA
- a CDS encoding class I SAM-dependent methyltransferase — translation MYSKSFWNERYASEEYVYGKDPNDFLRTRLPNLKKGRILFPCEGEGRNAVFAAGLGWDVFAFDQSESGKEKATALAKEKNVSFHYEISDALNYPYAPDQMDMVALIYCHFHKSIRTTIHRNCVRTLKPGGILLLEAFSPDQLQYTSGGPKDPDMLYHLKDLRMDFSEMNVEYEEALEIELNESPFHRGKASIVRLVLRKI, via the coding sequence ATGTATTCAAAATCATTCTGGAATGAACGTTATGCGAGCGAAGAATATGTCTATGGCAAAGATCCAAACGATTTTTTACGTACTCGGTTACCAAATTTAAAAAAAGGAAGAATCCTTTTTCCATGCGAAGGGGAAGGACGAAATGCTGTTTTTGCTGCAGGCCTTGGTTGGGATGTTTTTGCCTTTGACCAGTCAGAATCTGGAAAAGAAAAAGCTACAGCTCTTGCAAAAGAAAAAAACGTAAGTTTTCATTATGAAATTTCAGATGCTTTGAATTATCCTTATGCACCCGACCAAATGGATATGGTCGCATTAATCTACTGTCATTTTCACAAATCCATTCGCACTACCATTCATAGGAATTGTGTTCGTACATTAAAACCAGGTGGTATCTTGTTATTGGAAGCTTTTTCTCCTGACCAATTACAATATACATCAGGTGGTCCGAAAGATCCTGATATGCTTTACCATTTAAAAGATTTGCGGATGGATTTTTCGGAAATGAATGTTGAATACGAAGAAGCCTTGGAAATTGAACTGAATGAAAGTCCGTTCCATAGAGGAAAGGCCTCCATTGTAAGATTGGTTTTACGGAAAATTTAA
- a CDS encoding M20/M25/M40 family metallo-hydrolase, which yields MKFCISVLMGISFFLQCSFGQKVKYAELKQSYPKVNWDARRTEAVKLLSDLLKIPSVRGNEIQVAKYIQAVLTKEGIPSRFVFDPKHPTRPNLIAELPATVPNPEPGIILANHLDTVEFDSREWKMAPLSGNVSEGRVWGRGAIDMKGMAVMELLAFLEIKRSGIPRTRKIMYLALADEESGSELGGKYMTSKQKQVFEGYEYAINEGGVATRDIVIPGSTIFNIQYAEKGNIWLRAKIKGTSGHGSSPPTQYPALSLIQFFNEVRELESEIRITEETDAFFYQLGTISSFPKSFFLKNARNPLIKPLLHGTIRSNRHLTAMTTNTKSITGFRTTEGEGGENVIAGEATGRLDIRTLPGVDIEEFANKVKTIAAKYNAEITFTDINPTDVSPINTRFFSTLAAVSVNKFPNSTVTPFLSPGKTDNSYLRRVGIKAYGLIPAVLKSEDIDGMHGKNENMTVDNLELGTKILFETLVEMNQ from the coding sequence ATGAAATTTTGCATTTCGGTTTTAATGGGAATTAGTTTCTTTTTACAATGTTCGTTTGGTCAAAAAGTTAAGTATGCCGAACTGAAACAATCTTACCCGAAAGTCAACTGGGATGCGCGTAGAACCGAAGCCGTCAAACTTTTGTCCGATCTATTGAAGATCCCTTCTGTGCGTGGAAACGAAATCCAAGTGGCCAAGTACATCCAAGCCGTCCTCACAAAAGAAGGAATTCCTTCTCGATTTGTTTTTGATCCCAAACACCCCACAAGACCAAACTTAATTGCGGAATTACCTGCTACAGTTCCCAATCCGGAACCAGGGATCATCCTCGCCAATCATTTGGATACAGTCGAATTTGATTCTCGCGAATGGAAAATGGCACCTCTATCCGGTAATGTAAGCGAAGGCAGAGTTTGGGGACGAGGGGCCATTGATATGAAAGGAATGGCAGTTATGGAATTACTCGCCTTTCTGGAAATCAAACGATCGGGAATTCCAAGAACTAGAAAAATTATGTATTTGGCTTTGGCCGATGAAGAATCCGGTTCCGAGTTAGGTGGAAAGTATATGACTTCAAAACAAAAACAAGTTTTTGAAGGATATGAATACGCCATCAATGAAGGTGGAGTTGCCACAAGAGACATTGTGATTCCTGGTTCCACTATCTTTAACATTCAATATGCGGAAAAAGGGAACATTTGGTTAAGAGCAAAAATTAAAGGAACTAGCGGTCATGGGTCCTCACCTCCTACACAATATCCAGCTTTATCCTTAATTCAATTTTTTAATGAAGTGAGAGAACTCGAATCTGAAATTCGCATAACAGAAGAAACCGATGCTTTCTTTTACCAACTAGGGACTATCAGTTCTTTTCCAAAATCTTTCTTTTTAAAAAATGCAAGAAATCCACTCATTAAACCTTTATTACATGGAACCATTCGAAGCAATCGCCACCTGACGGCAATGACAACCAATACAAAATCCATTACCGGATTTCGTACCACAGAAGGGGAAGGTGGAGAAAATGTGATAGCAGGAGAAGCAACAGGAAGATTGGATATCCGCACACTTCCTGGAGTTGATATTGAGGAATTTGCCAATAAGGTAAAAACCATTGCTGCCAAATACAATGCAGAAATAACATTTACCGACATCAATCCCACAGATGTATCTCCCATCAATACACGTTTTTTTAGCACTTTGGCGGCTGTTTCTGTAAATAAATTTCCAAATAGTACAGTGACCCCTTTCCTTTCTCCTGGAAAAACAGACAATTCCTATTTAAGACGGGTGGGAATCAAAGCTTACGGTCTTATTCCCGCAGTATTGAAATCGGAAGACATCGATGGAATGCACGGAAAAAATGAAAACATGACGGTTGATAATTTGGAACTTGGGACTAAGATTCTTTTTGAGACTTTAGTAGAGATGAATCAGTAA
- a CDS encoding PIN domain-containing protein, which translates to MILVDTSVWIEFFRGKEPYFSKLTGLIEASEVIAHEVVFGEILQGCKNKTEHEFVLDYWENLNNVFSNGAFIKAGSLSFEKKHFGYGIGIIDSILIYETKMRNLKLWTLDKKMLKALELQYIYQ; encoded by the coding sequence ATGATTTTAGTAGATACTTCTGTTTGGATTGAATTTTTCAGAGGAAAAGAACCTTATTTTTCTAAATTAACAGGACTTATTGAAGCTTCCGAAGTCATAGCCCATGAAGTTGTTTTTGGAGAAATTTTACAAGGTTGCAAAAATAAAACTGAGCATGAGTTCGTTTTAGATTATTGGGAAAATTTAAATAATGTTTTCTCTAATGGGGCTTTCATTAAAGCCGGAAGTCTCTCTTTTGAAAAAAAACATTTTGGATATGGTATCGGAATTATTGATTCAATATTAATTTACGAAACTAAAATGAGAAATTTAAAACTTTGGACTCTTGATAAAAAGATGCTAAAAGCTCTTGAGTTGCAATACATTTACCAATAA